The Porites lutea chromosome 7, jaPorLute2.1, whole genome shotgun sequence genome includes the window GATAGCTGAAAGTGCTATGGAGGATCCAAGACCGCTTGGGCAAAAGCGCGAGTTTTTCTTCGATCGGAATCCCGCTGTCTTTACTCATATTCTGAATTTCTACCGCACAGGCAAGCTTCATTGTCCAAGAGATGTCTGCGGGCCGCTCTTTGAAGAAGAGCTTATCTTTTGGGGGTTGGATGAAAAACAGATGGAGACTTGCTGCTGGGCCAATTACGAAGAACATCGAGATGCCGAAGAAAAGTTTAAAGGATTTTCCCGAGAAGAAGATCAAGATTCCGAATTTGAAGATATCGACAGTGGCTCTGGTGATATTGAAATACCAAGCAGCGGAAGTGAAATATGCAGCGAATCCCGCCGACTTGGGGTCCATTGCACAAGACTTTTTTGGCAAACGATCAAAAAGAAAATCTGGAAAACATTTGACGACCCTTACTCGTCAAAGTTGGCCAGGGTAAGGTTGACAGTAAATAACACATAATCACCCTTTATAATGTATTGAGGATTAATCTTTCACAAACCAGCATCATAGTACCCCTCATGGTCGTGTTTGACAAACCCCCataatttgaagaaatcttttGGAAGAAATCTTTTGACgcctttgaaattaaaatgaataACTAGGGGGGAACCGAAGTAAACTTACTACAGAGCGAAAGTCGCCTCAGTGTCATCTAAACACCCCCTTACCTGTAATTGTTCCTAATACTATCAgcaattgttcctaatgttactTACGATCGTTCCTTATGATACCCGAATTGTTCGTAATGTTACCCTCAATTGTTCCTTATGTTATCCGCAATTGTTCCTTATGTTATccgcaattgttcctaatgttacccaCAGTTGTTCCTAATGCTACCCACAGTTGTTCTTTATGTTACCCGCagttgttcctaatgttacccgcaattgtttcttGTTACCCGCAATGGTTCCTTATGCTATTCGCGATTGTTCCttatgttacccgcaattgtttcttgttcctaatgttacccaCAGTTGTTCCTTATGTTACCCACAGTTGTTCCTTATcttacccgcaattgttccttatgttatccgcaattgttcctaatgttacccacagttgttccttatgttacccgcagttgttcctaatgttacccgcaattgtttcttGTTACCAGCAACTGTTCCttatgttacccgcaattgttcctaatgttacccaCAGTTGTTCCTTATGTTACCTGCagttgttcctaatgttacccgcaattgtttcttgttacccgcaattgttccttatgttacccgcaattgttttttgtgttattcgcaattgttcctaattttacccgcaattgttcctaatgttactCACGATCGTTCCTTATGATACCCgaattgttcctaatgttacccgcaattgttcgTTATGTTATTCgcaattgttcctaatgttactCACAGCTGTTCTTTATGTTACCCGCagttgttcctaatgttacccgcaattgtttcttATGTTACTCGCGATTGTTCCTTATGTTACCCGCAATCGTTCCttatgttacccgcaattgttcctaatgttacccaCAGTTGTTCCTTAcgttacccgcaattgttccttatgttatccgcaattgttcctaatgttacccacagttgttccttatgttaccggcaattgttcctaatgttacccttagttgttcctaatgttacccgcaattgttcctgATGCTACCCACAGTTGTTCCttatgttacccgcaattgttcctaatgttacccgcaattgttccttATGTTATCCGCAATTGTTCCTAAAGTTACCCACAGTTGTTCCTTATGTTACCCGaaattgttcctaatgttacccgcaattgttccttatgttatccgcaattgttcctaatgttacccaCAGTTGTTCCCtatgttacccgcaattgttcctgTTACTCACAATCGTTCCTTatacccgcaattgttcctaatgttacccgcaattgttccttATGTTATCCACAATTGTTCCTAAAGTTACCCACAGTTGTTCCTTATGTTACCCGAAATTGTTCCTCATGTTACCCACAGTTGTTCCCtatgttacccgcaattgttcctgTTACTCACAATCGTTCCTTatacccgcaattgttcctaatgttacccgcaattgttccttATGTTATCCGCAATTGTTCCTAAAGTTACCCACAGTTGTTCCTTATGTTACCCGAAATTGTTCCCtatgttacccgcaattgttcctgTTACTCACAATCGTTCCTTATACCCACAATTGTTCCTAATGTTGCCCGCAATTGTTCCttatgttacccgcaattgttcctaatgttacctGCAGTTGTTTTtaatgttacccgcaattgtttgttttgttaccAGCAATTGTTCCTGATGTTACCCACAATTGTTCTTAATGTCACGCACAATTGTTCCTTATCTTACCCGtaattgttcctaatgttaccccCACATGTTCCTTAAGTTACCCGCAATCGTTTCTTGTTACCCGTAAGAGCTGCAGCGAGAAGAGCTCAACCGAGTAGAAGCATCACTTTGTTTGCTCtaaaactgacaaatttctAACAGCTCATGGTCTAGTTTTTCAAACGGATTTTGCACGACGTTCTATCCATTGTGGCTGTCTCTAGTTGGGTCAAACTTATGACCAaggtcaaatttagaaggatttgaaTGGAGTAACCAGAGCATAGTATCTCAGAGGTAATTCTCTTAACATGCTGACTCTCGGCAAGGAAACATTTCTCGTCTTGCTCtcgacaaatcccataatttaaaaacttcaaAACTTTGACACATACCTCTTAGAACTCCATTCCTCTTGTAACACTTAACAGGATATCTGTATAGCAGTGcgcattattttattttatgttgtaaCTCCATCGTAACATTAAACACCATAAAGACCCTCTATCAGCCCCATGTACTGAGGAAATTCGGATTCCGGAAAAATTTTGCtagtggaatccagaatcctgggcttAAGAAtttggaatacagctcaaggaaccTGGAATCCCACAGACCAATGGAATTCAGAATCTAAGTTCTGAATCCactacctggaatccggaatacacgccgtggaatccggaattcaagaCTGTTTTGGATTTCCCTTAAATGGTTCGACTCTTTATAGGCTAGATGTATTCGTTGCTGAGGTATTTCGTCAAATTTCTGGAGTAGTTACCATTAGCAGGAACCCATTCTGAACACTTCCCATAAGTCTGTTTTTGTATAGCCCCGTAAAATTTACTTTATGACcgtatttttctttgttattctttAGGTTTTTGGCTTCATCACTCTTATTTTTAACGTGGCGGCTGTGACACAGTTTTGTCTTCTGACGCTAGATTACTTCAGCGATAAATTGTCCACACAGTACCAAGTCCTGTTTATTATTGAATGCATTGCGGTATCCTGGTTCACGTTGGATATTGCAATACGCTTTCTTTGCTGCCCAGATCGAGTCTGCTTCCTGAAAACTCTTCAAAACTGGGCTGACTTTGTTGCTATAATACCCTTCTACTTGGTTATTCTGACACCCTACGACGAAGTCATCAGAAATTTCAGCATCTTATACGTCCTTCGCATGATCGGCACTTTTCGTCCGTTAAAATCCTCCTACGTTATTCAAGTATTCACTCAGACACTTCGAGCAAGTTCACGCGAGTTGTACTTTCTCATCTTTATTTTGGGTTTAGAGGTACTAGTGTACGGCAGTCTCGCTTACTACTCGGAAAGAAACGTGCCCGAGACTAAATTCACAAACATTCCAATCTCGTTCTGGTGGGCACTGGCCATCATAACAACTGTGGGATATGGCGATATGTTTCCGACAACACTTCCAGGCAAGTTGGTGGGATGCGTTTGCGCTATAAGTGGTGTTCTTATGATAGCATTGCCAGTATCTGTTGTGGCAAGTAACTTTACATTCTATAATTCACACGCAAAGGTTAAGCTTAAGCTGCCTTCACGAGGACAGAAAAACATGGTGCACAACGCCCTGTTTGCACCACAAACAAGCGTTGGTGTTGCTTCGCCCGACGGCGTCAATGGCCGAAGCCGTTATTCGTCGCTCGTTTCAACAGGAATTGAAATGAATATAATAAATTGTAACAAGAAATGTCCTGGCGAGGAAAATGAACCACTCACCAATCACGAGCCAGACCAGAATCGGAGGTTCGCAAGACGTTCGGCGCATTTCTCGTTATCGCATCCGGAACTCCCCGAAGGAGATAGCGAACCGGAGGATATTGATAGGGCAAACAATGGAAACAATTTGCAAGCTACCAATAGCAACTTACCGAACATTTGATTCAGCTGAGAATGATATGAATAAGATCAGCGTTCTACCAATCCTCCTCAAAACAGGCCTGGAGAAGCGACTAATGGCAAATCATAGGCCGCATTTATACGGAGAAAACGTGTCCCGAGTAAAGGGTCACTTTCGCCTATCCGAGCTatcctgggcgagccaacttttcctacatttctttacaaaacttggcaaaacatttacatgagaaacaggatgttggctcggctagaaggTAACCCGTCTAGCCGGGTCAACTTTTCTCTATATAACATTTTAGCCCGCCTGCCTcggtcaaggcgagacaatACCGACCTTAAGTTTAGGTGGACGGCGCCATAGAGGACGGTGACTTTGGCCGCGACAGCTTGGGGAGGGACGACGTCGACTTAGCGAGTGAATCAAGCTTTAAGTTTCAGTAGAGGTGACGGTCGACGACGTTTCTTAACTTTATTGAATGTTTGAGAATGAGTTCCCTGAAAGAGATCCGAGAGCTTTTGGTGTACTTTTATAATTATGATGGTGTCATATCAGTTGAGAAATTCGTTCCCTTGTACGACGAAATCTAGTTGAGCCCTCTTTTGCTCGAAAGTGAATGTTCGTCGCTCCATTGAACCCATTTGCGATCACGTATTGCCAAATCTTCGCACGCTCCACAGTTCTtacggctggtaatcgagcctaaacAGCTCAGGGCTTGAAGCGGTAGGGCTCACTTCCAAGAACTTCTTTAGCAAGCTGATCATGAATATCGTGATCTACGGTCCACTCCATCTTCATTAAAATAAGAACAAATTATTAAATACGATTTGCAAGTTGCgcgcaaaaataaacaagttccTTCATCCTGCTTTATACAGGGCTTTATTTTGTCGAATAAATGGTAACAATTAACACACAATTTCATTTGGCCTACAActtaagcagaaaaaataaactaaaaacttCGTGAATGAAGAAAAGGGTAAAAGCCGATGTTCAGATGGTGAGAGAGTACTTAAATGTGATTATTTTATCGCTGGGACTTCTAATCCTGCAGTTGTACCACTTGTTGCACAAGCTCATGTTATATTCAATCATAAAATAGTGTTGAAGTAAGTAATTGAAAAAGGTTTACCATTTGAAGTAAACTAGACACTCCAGAAAAAGATTAAAGCGGTATTCTGTTAAAATAAAGATGTTTTGAAGACGAAAACACGAATAAAAACCTCACGTTCTCGAGACACCGCCGCACTCAGCTTTCTCACCGTCGCGACATGCAGACGACGTAGGTTGGACGGCTGAGATATATGCTAATTAGCCCCAAATCGGGCAACTGTTATTTCCGATTGCCGTCCTCTACCTTACCGTCCACCCTAACTTAAGGTCTGTAATAGGGACTTTAacatccaacgacgcggacagcaacgagaacgtcaaaaaaacaataggttctataagcaaaacaataactttgtacgtgcatcacgcttttttgtacatttctttgcccttttttgcacgactacgacgcgaaaatgcctaatttcgcgttttattggggacataaacaagcaatgacgaaattttatttctctttttgaaccttggatatggtcccgaggaattcaattccaggagggtttgcctacatttgacaaagtaagtgcgTAGGAATTATTGCGATAAatactgaaagaacgcaaattcactttttaagcgacgttctcgttgccgtcgcgtcgttggatcttaaagtccctaattaGAGGATGGGCGAGCGCTGGTGGCTTTTGGGAAAAGGGACCACGTTTTTCTGATATCAACGCTCGCTGACGCGTTGACTCGGATGGGAGGGTGACCCTCTTACTCGGGACAACTTCTCTCCATATAAACGGAACTAATTGTTTCAAGGGTAAAGGAAAGACGACCAGAACAAGTAGTGGAATTCTCTGTGGTCTTCAATAGGCGAATAGGCACCGGAAGGAAAAATATCTTAAGCTACTCAAATGATAAAAGCATGACATCCAAATAAAGTTCTTGAAAAACCCGTAAAGTGGAAATAAATTGTTTCGCCTAACGCTTAGAACGTAGGATACTCGAAAAGGCCTTGCCTGATCGTAATGGAGTATGACGTCCATGATAGCAACCCCTCGTGATACCTCAATAAAAACACTTCAAAAGGGAAACAACCATTGCGAAGTGCTTAATATAATACTCCCTATTCATCGTCTTCTTGACAAGTCCCATTTCTATGTTCTGTTTGGATTGTTCTAAGAcgtgaaagttttttttttttcaaggtaatAAAAAGCAAAACGTGTTGGCAGCTTTTTGTCTTGGTGTTTGACTGTCTTGTTCCATGTTACAGAAATTGTGCCAACTGATGGCGCCATTTAGGAATGTGAGTAATCGTTTTCGGTTTATGttagacttgcctacaagtcgagctcaaattttttcacgagCACGAAGCGTGAGCGatagattttttatgttttctgcgcCAAACGTGAGCGAGAGAGCAAAGCTCGACTTGTTTCCCCTGCAAAAAATCGCATTAAAAAACTTTGTGT containing:
- the LOC140943268 gene encoding voltage-gated potassium channel KCNC1-like; this translates as MSRSPSRLFDSDNPGETRLYLNVGGQKHETFVSTLASIPDTRLAWIAESAMEDPRPLGQKREFFFDRNPAVFTHILNFYRTGKLHCPRDVCGPLFEEELIFWGLDEKQMETCCWANYEEHRDAEEKFKGFSREEDQDSEFEDIDSGSGDIEIPSSGSEICSESRRLGVHCTRLFWQTIKKKIWKTFDDPYSSKLARVFGFITLIFNVAAVTQFCLLTLDYFSDKLSTQYQVLFIIECIAVSWFTLDIAIRFLCCPDRVCFLKTLQNWADFVAIIPFYLVILTPYDEVIRNFSILYVLRMIGTFRPLKSSYVIQVFTQTLRASSRELYFLIFILGLEVLVYGSLAYYSERNVPETKFTNIPISFWWALAIITTVGYGDMFPTTLPGKLVGCVCAISGVLMIALPVSVVASNFTFYNSHAKVKLKLPSRGQKNMVHNALFAPQTSVGVASPDGVNGRSRYSSLVSTGIEMNIINCNKKCPGEENEPLTNHEPDQNRRFARRSAHFSLSHPELPEGDSEPEDIDRANNGNNLQATNSNLPNI